ATTCAGAGTATAATTCTATATGCGCCAATACATTAATTTATTCCTCGCTTGGATATAAATACCCTGCTACTCTGCAGCGATTAGCGAGTAATGATTGAAAATCCGTCTTGAAGATTTGTCTAATACCAGCCCAGATATAGTCGAGATAGTAAATCTTAGGATTTTCAGTTTATTTTTAGAGATTGATTTAGTTTTTGGATTAGTTTTTTCTATCGCGTCTTTTGCAGTTTCAAAATCCATTCTATTACCATAATAGGTTAAAGAGTTTCGCTTAAATCTTATATTGTCAAATATTTTGTATAAATCCTCTCTTTTAAGCTCATCTCTGATATAATATCCTAAACAAATATGATTTAAAACATTTAACCCTTTAGAAAAACATATTGCTTGGAGCATTTCCATAATTGAGGTATAATAATCTTCAAATACAAAATTACAGTTTTTCTCATTTATTTTTGTGATTAGGCTTATTCTTTCTTTTGCTGTAGCAATTAATGAATTTGCCCTTGCCTGATCAGGAGTCTGCTTTTTTGTAGAACCAATTTCAATACAATCCTGAAAATTTTGTTCTTTCATTTTAAAATCTCAATAAAACCATTTAGAGATACTCCATTTATAATATTGTTGATTAAATCCTTACTTTTTATTTCACTTATTTTTTTATGCTTGAATATTTGAATTTTCCTTTTTAGTTTTTTTTCAAATTCGGTAGGTTTAATTTCTCTTTTTGAAGGGGTTTCAATATATAAATCGATATCACTGTTTTCAATATCTTCTCCTTTTGAATAAGAGCCAAAAACAATTAACGATGGATTGCTTAATTCTATTTTTAAAAATTCAACTAAACCTGAAATATATAATGACTTTATATTAAATAATTTTTTGTCTAAGAGAAAATTAGGATTAGTTTTATCTGCTATGTAAAAAACCACATTTCCCACTTTACTTATTGTAAGTATGCCTTCTTCTTTTAGTTCCTTGCAATATCTTATAACTGATGGAAGTGGAAGTTTAATGTTTTTTTCAATTCCTCTTACTCTTAATTTAGAGCTAGGATTAATAAAAAAGTATTCTCTAATTCTCTCTTTGATGCTGATATTTTTTATTTTCATATGATTATTAATAATGTCAACTGATATTTAAAATTATCTATTACTTAACCTTATTTTACCTCAGTATATCCTATTTACCAAACATATCCAACCTCAAAATATCCTTTTTGTCCATTTGGAGGACCGCATGGTTTTGATACGGCATTATGTGAATAA
The sequence above is a segment of the Candidatus Woesearchaeota archaeon genome. Coding sequences within it:
- a CDS encoding nucleotidyltransferase domain-containing protein — protein: MKIKNISIKERIREYFFINPSSKLRVRGIEKNIKLPLPSVIRYCKELKEEGILTISKVGNVVFYIADKTNPNFLLDKKLFNIKSLYISGLVEFLKIELSNPSLIVFGSYSKGEDIENSDIDLYIETPSKREIKPTEFEKKLKRKIQIFKHKKISEIKSKDLINNIINGVSLNGFIEILK